A single window of Salminus brasiliensis chromosome 18, fSalBra1.hap2, whole genome shotgun sequence DNA harbors:
- the ccnjl gene encoding cyclin-J-like protein, which produces MGKMEPEGQWWKSQLASDIHQALRIKELKLPTYHGHSPQIGMRRYFADLLAVLSNRYQLCPTARHLAVYLLDLFMDHYDVAVRQLYVIALSCLLLASKFEEKEDRVPKLEQLNTLGFMCSLNLALNKRDLIKMELLLLETFGWNLCMPTPAHFIDYYLHAAVQEGDLHNGWPLTSLSKTKAFMDKYTHYFLEVSLQDHAFLSFRPSQVAAACIAASRICLQISPSWTTVLHLLTGYSWDHLTQCIQLMLLAHDNDVKEANKSKSSPSPGQVSLQAQAHASPGPAASSLQRQPTSSSQQLLLQAGGYPQLSQHSPALSQLHMLAECQALGPVASRDYLQPHQAGLLSASLPSGSFPSFPSLASGLCGLPLQGPLSMQVGMGAEPRHCVGLAYGNGYLGSHHTFTAGCFDR; this is translated from the exons ATGGGAAAGATGGAGCCAGAGGGACAGTGGTGGAAAAGCCAGCTCGCATCAGACATCCATCAGGCTCTAAGAATTAAG GAGCTGAAGTTGCCCACTTACCATGGCCATTCGCCCCAAATTGGAATGCGACGCTACTTTGCCGACCTCCTAGCCGTCCTCAGTAATCGTTACCAGTTGTGCCCCACAGCACGCCACCTGGCTGTCTACCTGCTCGACCTCTTCATGGACCACTATGATGTAGCAGTGAGACAGCTCTACGTTATAGCCCTGTCCTGCTTGCTCCTAGCCA GCAAATTTGAGGAGAAGGAGGACCGCGTGCCCAAGCTGGAGCAGCTGAACACACTGGGCTTCATGTGCAGTTTAAACCTTGCCCTCAACAAGCGCGACCTCATCAAaatggagctgctgctgctggagacgTTTGGCTGGAACCTGTGCATGCCCACGCCTGCTCATTTCATTGACTATTACCTCCATGCGGCAGTGCAGGAAGGTGATCTGCATAACGGCTGGCCCCTGACCTCGCTGTCCaagaccaaagcctttatggacaaatacacacactactTTCTGGAGGTCTCCCTCCAAG ACCATGCCTTCCTGAGCTTTAGACCCTCTCAGGTGGCAGCCGCCTGCATCGCTGCCTCTCGCATCTGCTTGCAGATCTCTCCCAGCTGGACCACAGTGCTCCACCTGCTCACTGGCTATTCCTGGGACCACCTGACCCAGTGCATCCAGCTCATGCTGCT TGCCCACGACAATGATGTAAAAGAAGCCAACAAGTCCAAATCGTCCCCCTCGCCTGGACAGGTGAGTCTGCAGGCGCAGGCCCATGCCTCTCCCGGCCCAGCCGCCTCATCCCTGCAGAGGCAGCCAACCTCCAGCTcccagcagctgctgctgcaggcaGGCGGTTACCCACAGCTCTCGCAGCACTCCCCCGCGCTGTCCCAGCTGCACATGCTGGCTGAGTGCCAGGCTCTGGGCCCCGTGGCCTCACGGGACTATCTCCAGCCGCACCAGGCCGGCCTGCTCTCTGCCTCTTTGCCATCCGGCTCCTTCCCGTCCTTCCCCAGCCTGGCGTCCGGCCTGTGTGGCCTGCCCTTGCAGGGCCCGCTGTCCATGCAGGTGGGCATGGGGGCAGAGCCTCGTCACTGTGTGGGTCTTGCCTATGGCAACGGCTACCTGGGTTCCCACCACACCTTCACAGCCGGCTGCTTCGACAGGTGA